The genome window GAGGTGGCGGCGCTCGTAGCTGTCGGGGAGAGAGAGGATGCCCATTAGGAGACGGAAGTCCGGCTTCGGGGTCACAGTCTCGATGAAGGTGGCGACGGAGGAGGGCGGCTGGGAGCCGCACCGGGAGGTGACGATGGACTGGAGCCGGAACTCATTCGGGTAGACAACAAAGAAGATCAAAGCTACCAGCGCTGCTGAGAGGAGGATGAAAGGAATGGTGGATGGAGAGGAGTGCAAGGAAGGCTTCTTCATGACTTTTCCGGCTAACCCAGAAAGATGATAACAGTTGGGAGTCTTATAGTTGGAAGTGTTTCACCGATTACTCGAAGATGAGCAATTTGTCTTCCAATGACTCGGAGTAAACATGGTTCTTCAATTCCACAAGATCACATGACCGATCTACCCGCACGTGACGATGCATGGGAGAATGCGACGGTGAGGAGGAGTTTAGCCTTACAATAATAATATAGTCTTCATGCAAGCTGCTTCCTCCTGTCTTTGCTGCACTCTTTAAGGGGTTGGGTTTGACTCCTAAGATCTGATGTCAACTCTGGGAACACGAAGCAACGTTTTAAATGTATCGTGTAAGGGAGCCCTAAGGACGAGGGATGTTGTTTGCCTCCTTCACTCGGATCACAGGATGCACCACAAAGGTTTGTTCATTGCTGGACATTGTACATTACTGCTACTGTTCCTCGGGAGATCATGTATCATGGGATCGTGCACGATCTTGGAAACCGAGTTCCATCGACTTGGCTTTAAAGACACAGAATCGACATCTGACTATAGTATTGATTTCAGCGGGTCAACCACTGTAGCAAATAAAAACAAGATTAAGTGCTTCAGCAGACAGCAAAGAGAGGTGCTCAAACCATCGACCACGAAACATAAGCCACCAAGGAGAAAGAAACAAGGTTTGATAATCCGAACCGAACCACTTAAATATGGGCCAGAGAAATAGACCGTTGGTTTGGGATTTAGATCGGGTATGCTCTATTAGGCTATCGGATCCCATGGGCCGTATCAAGCAGGCTCGATCCACTCATTCCAGTTCCAACCAATGGCATACTAGATGTCCACATCGCACGGCTATTAACAAAAAGAAGGCCTTCTCACGGATCGACAACTCATCCAACGGCCATCCTTTTCCTAAGTCCTCGATATAATGAACCTCTCTCCTTCCCGTTCCAGCACCAGATCAAGGAACGTGAGGAGCGCGTGGGAAAGAGACAGCGAGAGCAAGATGTCCGGGCGAGGAAAGGGAGGGAAGGGGTTGGGGAAGGGCGGGGCGAAGCGCCACCGCAAGGTCCTCCGCGACAACATCCAGGGCATCACCAAGCCGGCCATCCGCCGCCTCGCGCGCCGCGGCGGCGTCAAGCGCATCTCCGGGCTCATCTACGAGGAGACCCGCGGCGTGCTCAAGATCTTCCTCGAGAACGTTATCCGCGACGCCGTCACCTACACCGAGCACGCCCGCCGCAAGACCGTCACCGCCATGGACGTCGTCTACGCCCTCAAACGCCAGGGCCGCACCCTCTACGGCTTCGGCGGTTGAGCTCCCCTCCCGTGCTCGTCCCATTGGCCTCCGTAGGGATTTCTTTTGGTTTCTCCTTAGTGACTGGATCGAAGTATGTCATCATGTATAAAGAGAGCAGTTCATTGGAGTTCCAAAGACGTGCTTTATTAGCGGCATTACAGATTTCTGTGGATTTAGAAGCTATACTTGTCATTGGTTTTGTTTGGGATCATAACAGCCGATAGTAATTCGAAGACGCAGGGTTGAGTTTTCGTGACATGTAGGTGTACAATATCATATGGTGGCCGTACTGTTTCAGTATGAATCCCAATCTAATCACTCTTTTATCGTGAATAAGAGTCGTGACGATTTTAATCGACTCGTCTTGGTTCAGCAATTCGACCCGGTCTGAATCGGATTTGAGTGGTTCACGCTTTAGTTCGAGCCAGTCTCGAACCTGTCGCGACGCTATGGGCCCCGTTACAGCTCAACGACCGGAGAAGCTTCCACGGGCCGTTTCTCTCCCTGTTCTTGCACCCCGTCGCCGTCGGTGGCGATCTCCGCCTTGTCTGCCGATTTCTGATGTCTTCCATCACCATGGCCGCCGGCATCCTTTTCGGCGCGAGCACAAAAAGATACCACTTGGGCTGCGGTTTCATGGCCGACGGCGGGTCCGGGTCCGACGCTGCCCTCCCTTGCCCTTGCCGCTTCCCCGCGGGACCTCGGGGCTGGCGGCTCTCGTCGAGGGATTCAGTCCGCCGGTGGACCAAAGGAAGGGTTCTGGGCGGCGGTGGACGGGGCTGGGGAGAAAGAAGCTTCCCCTCGAGGAATACGTCCTCAGCGTAGCACATATCGATGGCGGGGGTGAAGAACTCGAAGGCTTCCGGAGAAGAGGAAAGCGCTCGGTGCACGGGGGACGGCTCCGGGCCGCTGGGTCCTTCCCGGACGGCGATGGGGATGTATCGGAAGGAGAGGGAATCGTGGGAGTCGGACATCGACGGCTTCTGATCATCGACAACTGCCATGGCCTGTACTTTGGTGCGTGGGCATGGATGAGGGTATTCCGGGAAGAAGATACTTTGGACACCCGCGATAAAGAGAAGGCAAACTTGATTGGCTTGGAGAGCGGAGGGAAGCATTATTTAAAGGGAAAGGGCGCAGCATTTAGGGAATGAACGACTTTGGTGTATCTTTCGGCCTTTGGGGTCTGTCCTCATCTGTTTTCCCAAAGACATTGGGATGCGAAGGCATTTGGGACTTTGTCATGTTGCTCTTCGTCAGGGAAAAGAATATAATGGGGTGGGTGGGTAGGTGGGTGGGCCTTACTCATTTGAAGTATCAATTTATGGTGCTTGCAAGAAACTCAAGATGCCTCTGTAACATATGCAAATGGGTTGGCAGTCATTCCACGCATTAATTCCCTTTCTGTGTAATGTTCTGATATGTAGATGATGGTTTTTATTGAAATAATATCCGTTATGAGTGAACGATATTTTCATGTAAATACTTAAACTTGGAGTTCACTACAGCAGTGATTGATATGCTACCATGAGTATGGTAAATAATAGACTGTTGCTTTCTTATGTCTACTTCGGTTATCTTACGCGATTCATTCCTTAGCAGTGAGTTTTTCTACGTGGCAGGAACAAAATAGTATCGTCTATATCAGTGTCTGATCCTAGCAAAAGCAAATCACTCGTAAATCCACAGTCTAATATAAAGTCGACTCAGTGCTGCGTGCGTCTCTTGCTTTTATCTGAAGAAGTAACGCTACATGTGTCTGGCATGGAAATTGACGACAAGCTCTTCTCGTTGAATACGTACGAGACGGCAGCGAGGTGCGTGAATCGCCGTCTAGACTTCCATCTTCGTTTTGCTTCCCATCCATCGCCGCCCTCGACGCTTTACGAAGGTGGCCTTCACGAAGAACAGGAAAGCCGAGCCTTGCCGTCGCTGTCGTGGGGAGAGACGCTCACTTACCTTTTCCACGACGTTGCAGCCACCCTTTCTTTGACTCTCTAGAAGAACGAACATAAGCAGAGGCTTCGGCCGCAAGAGAACGTAAGCAGATCTGCAATATGGCGGATATTCGACTAAGCAGATATGTGCTCCTTATAATACTTGGCGTGGGTGCCATGAAGGGCCTTTATTATTG of Musa acuminata AAA Group cultivar baxijiao chromosome BXJ2-3, Cavendish_Baxijiao_AAA, whole genome shotgun sequence contains these proteins:
- the LOC135606948 gene encoding histone H4-like, translated to MNLSPSRSSTRSRNVRSAWERDSESKMSGRGKGGKGLGKGGAKRHRKVLRDNIQGITKPAIRRLARRGGVKRISGLIYEETRGVLKIFLENVIRDAVTYTEHARRKTVTAMDVVYALKRQGRTLYGFGG